One genomic window of Paenibacillus xylanilyticus includes the following:
- the secG gene encoding preprotein translocase subunit SecG produces MDIALKLLLVVFSIGLITVVLLQHGKSAGLAGAISGGAEHLFGKTKARGLDLFLQRATVVLGAGFMILAIIVTVISK; encoded by the coding sequence ATGGATATTGCTTTGAAATTGCTGCTCGTTGTTTTCTCGATCGGTCTAATCACTGTAGTATTGCTGCAGCACGGGAAAAGCGCTGGTTTGGCGGGTGCCATCTCCGGTGGTGCGGAACATCTTTTCGGTAAAACGAAAGCGCGCGGATTGGATCTTTTCCTGCAACGTGCAACCGTTGTACTGGGTGCAGGATTTATGATCTTGGCTATCATTGTTACAGTCATTTCCAAGTAA
- the gpmI gene encoding 2,3-bisphosphoglycerate-independent phosphoglycerate mutase, which yields MTAPKPVALIIMDGFGLRNTVEGNAVAQAKKPNYDRFMSQFPHTTLTACGEAVGLPEGQMGNSEVGHLNIGAGRIVYQDLTRISKSIRDGEFFDNETLVKAVREAKQNGKKLHLYGLLSDGGVHSHIDHLFAMLDLAKKEEMNDVYIHAFLDGRDVMPDSGKDFMKKLIAKIEEVGVGQIATVQGRYYAMDRDKRWERVEKSYRAIVYGDGPKYNDPLRAVEESYEKSVFDEFVEPTVIVKADGEPVGLVESGDSVIFLNFRPDRAIQLSQVFTNKDFRGFDRGPKFPEGLHFVCLTLFSETVEGYVAYSPKNLDNTLGEVLVQNNKKQLRIAETEKYPHVTFFFSGGRDVELPGETRVLINSPKVATYDLQPEMSAYEVADACVREIEADKHDAIILNFANPDMVGHSGMLEPTIKAVEVTDECMGRVVDAVLAKGGVVLITADHGNADMVFDEQGRPFTAHTTNPVPFIVTDPNVTLREGGILADIAPTILDLMQLPKPEEMTGTSVIATRK from the coding sequence ATGACAGCTCCAAAACCTGTAGCACTGATCATCATGGATGGCTTTGGTCTTCGTAACACGGTTGAAGGCAACGCAGTAGCGCAAGCCAAAAAGCCGAACTACGATCGCTTCATGAGCCAATTCCCACACACAACTCTCACTGCTTGCGGTGAAGCTGTAGGTTTGCCAGAAGGGCAAATGGGGAACTCCGAGGTAGGTCACCTGAACATTGGTGCCGGCCGGATCGTATACCAGGATTTGACCCGTATCTCCAAATCGATTCGCGATGGAGAGTTCTTCGACAACGAAACACTTGTCAAAGCTGTGCGCGAAGCGAAACAAAACGGTAAAAAGCTTCACCTATACGGATTGTTGTCTGATGGCGGCGTACATAGTCACATCGACCACCTGTTTGCCATGCTGGATCTGGCCAAAAAAGAAGAAATGAATGACGTTTATATTCATGCCTTCCTGGATGGCCGTGACGTTATGCCGGATAGCGGTAAAGACTTCATGAAGAAGCTGATCGCCAAAATTGAGGAAGTCGGTGTAGGTCAAATCGCAACGGTTCAAGGTCGCTACTATGCGATGGACCGTGACAAACGTTGGGAACGTGTTGAGAAATCATATCGTGCCATCGTTTATGGTGATGGACCAAAATACAACGATCCACTCAGAGCGGTTGAAGAATCGTATGAGAAGTCCGTATTTGACGAATTCGTTGAACCAACGGTTATCGTTAAAGCGGATGGTGAGCCGGTAGGTTTGGTAGAAAGCGGCGATTCCGTAATCTTCCTGAACTTCCGTCCTGACCGTGCGATTCAGCTGTCGCAAGTATTCACGAACAAGGATTTCCGTGGTTTCGACCGTGGTCCAAAATTCCCAGAAGGCTTGCACTTTGTCTGCCTGACGTTGTTCAGTGAAACGGTTGAAGGTTATGTGGCTTACTCGCCTAAAAACCTCGACAATACACTGGGTGAAGTTTTGGTTCAGAACAACAAGAAACAGCTGCGTATTGCTGAAACCGAGAAATACCCGCACGTTACCTTCTTCTTCAGCGGTGGACGTGATGTTGAGCTTCCGGGCGAAACTCGCGTGCTGATCAACTCGCCAAAAGTTGCAACGTATGATCTGCAACCGGAGATGAGCGCTTACGAAGTAGCTGATGCATGCGTTCGCGAGATTGAAGCGGACAAACATGATGCGATCATTCTGAACTTCGCCAACCCGGATATGGTTGGACACTCCGGCATGCTGGAGCCTACCATTAAGGCGGTTGAAGTGACTGACGAGTGCATGGGACGTGTTGTTGATGCAGTGCTTGCCAAAGGCGGCGTTGTGCTCATCACTGCTGACCATGGTAACGCGGATATGGTATTCGATGAGCAAGGACGTCCGTTCACTGCTCATACAACGAACCCGGTTCCATTTATCGTTACAGACCCTAACGTAACCTTGCGTGAAGGTGGAATCCTGGCCGATATCGCGCCAACGATTCTGGACCTGATGCAATTGCCTAAACCGGAAGAAATGACAGGTACTTCTGTCATCGCTACCCGCAAATAA
- the tpiA gene encoding triose-phosphate isomerase — translation MRTPIIAGNWKMFKTVSESNDFIQEVKGKAEVEGVETVICAPFTNLPTLVEAVKGTNIKIGAQNLHFEDNGAFTGEISGVMLKDLGVDYVIIGHSERRQYFAETDETVNKKLHAAFRHGLTPIFCLGETLEEREANQTKDVCKVQTEAAFAGLSADQAAQVVIAYEPIWAIGTGKSSTSQDANEVIAYIRSLVKDLYDEKVASAVRIQYGGSVKPENVTEYLGQSDIDGALVGGASLQPASFIALVEGAK, via the coding sequence GTAACTGGAAAATGTTCAAAACGGTTTCCGAATCCAATGACTTCATTCAGGAAGTTAAAGGAAAAGCGGAAGTTGAAGGCGTAGAGACTGTAATCTGTGCACCGTTTACGAATCTGCCTACATTGGTAGAAGCTGTGAAAGGCACAAACATCAAAATTGGTGCTCAAAATCTTCACTTTGAAGACAACGGTGCATTCACTGGTGAAATCAGCGGCGTAATGCTGAAAGACCTGGGCGTGGATTATGTAATCATTGGTCACTCGGAGCGCCGTCAATATTTTGCGGAAACCGATGAGACTGTCAATAAAAAGCTGCATGCTGCATTCCGTCACGGATTGACTCCAATCTTCTGTCTCGGTGAGACACTTGAAGAGCGTGAAGCGAACCAAACAAAAGACGTATGCAAAGTGCAAACGGAAGCTGCTTTTGCAGGTTTGTCTGCAGACCAAGCGGCACAAGTGGTTATCGCTTATGAACCAATCTGGGCGATTGGTACAGGTAAATCCTCCACATCCCAAGATGCGAACGAAGTTATTGCATACATCCGCAGCCTGGTGAAGGATCTGTACGATGAGAAGGTTGCAAGTGCAGTTCGTATTCAATACGGCGGCAGTGTTAAACCAGAGAACGTAACAGAATACCTCGGACAAAGCGACATCGACGGCGCGCTTGTTGGCGGTGCCAGCTTGCAGCCGGCTTCGTTCATCGCGCTTGTTGAGGGGGCGAAGTAA
- the eno gene encoding phosphopyruvate hydratase: MTIISDVYAREVLDSRGNPTVEVEVYLESGAIGRAIVPSGASTGAHEAVELRDGDKSRYLGKGVLQAVKNVNETIAPEVIGMDALDQLGIDKMMIALDGTPNKGKLGANAILAVSMAVARAAADALDLPLYVYLGGFNAKALPVPMMNIINGGEHADNNIDVQEFMVLPVGAPTFKEALRVGAEIFHNLKSVLSSKGLNTAVGDEGGFAPNLGSNEEAITTIIEAIEKAGYKPGVDVFLGMDVASTEFYKDGKYTLAGEGKSYTSAEYVDLLASWVEKYPIITIEDGMSEDDWDGWKLLTEKLGDKVQLVGDDLFVTNTERLEKGINEGIGNSILIKVNQIGTLTETFDAIEMAKRAGYTAVISHRSGESEDSTIADIAVATNAGQIKTGAPSRTDRIAKYNQLLRIEDQLGELAQYNGLKGFYNLKK, from the coding sequence ATGACTATTATTTCTGACGTGTACGCTCGCGAAGTCCTCGACTCCCGCGGTAACCCTACAGTTGAAGTTGAAGTATACCTGGAGTCCGGCGCAATCGGACGCGCAATCGTTCCATCTGGTGCATCCACTGGTGCCCACGAAGCTGTTGAGCTTCGCGATGGTGACAAATCCCGCTACCTGGGTAAAGGCGTTCTGCAAGCTGTTAAGAACGTAAACGAAACAATCGCTCCAGAAGTAATCGGTATGGACGCTTTGGATCAACTGGGTATCGACAAAATGATGATCGCTTTGGATGGTACGCCAAACAAAGGTAAACTGGGTGCTAACGCAATCCTGGCTGTATCCATGGCTGTAGCTCGCGCAGCTGCTGACGCTCTGGACCTGCCACTGTATGTTTACCTGGGCGGATTCAACGCTAAAGCATTGCCAGTACCAATGATGAACATCATCAACGGTGGTGAGCATGCTGACAACAACATCGACGTTCAAGAGTTCATGGTTCTTCCTGTTGGAGCACCAACATTCAAAGAAGCTCTTCGCGTAGGCGCAGAAATCTTCCACAACCTGAAATCTGTACTGAGCTCCAAAGGCCTGAACACAGCTGTAGGTGACGAAGGTGGTTTCGCACCGAACCTTGGTTCGAACGAAGAAGCAATCACTACAATCATCGAAGCGATTGAAAAAGCAGGATACAAACCAGGTGTTGACGTATTCCTGGGTATGGACGTGGCTTCCACTGAGTTCTACAAAGATGGTAAATACACACTTGCTGGCGAAGGTAAATCTTACACTTCCGCTGAGTATGTTGACCTTCTGGCTTCATGGGTTGAGAAATACCCAATCATCACAATCGAAGACGGTATGTCCGAAGATGACTGGGATGGTTGGAAATTGCTCACTGAAAAATTGGGAGACAAAGTACAACTCGTTGGTGACGACTTGTTCGTAACGAACACTGAGCGTCTGGAAAAAGGTATCAACGAAGGTATTGGTAACTCCATCCTGATCAAAGTTAACCAAATCGGTACACTCACTGAAACATTCGATGCAATCGAAATGGCTAAACGTGCAGGATACACAGCTGTAATCTCCCACCGTTCCGGTGAGTCCGAAGACAGCACAATCGCTGACATCGCGGTTGCAACAAATGCAGGACAAATCAAAACAGGTGCACCTTCCCGTACAGACCGTATCGCGAAGTACAACCAATTGCTCCGCATCGAGGATCAACTGGGCGAACTGGCTCAATACAATGGTCTTAAAGGATTCTACAACCTTAAAAAATAA